Within Chloroflexota bacterium, the genomic segment CTGAAGCCATGCAGATGTGGCCGGTTTCACCAGAGGTCAACAATGCCCGCCTCGACGCGCCTCACCTCATCGAGGTGTACGCACCATGAACGATTGTCGCACGGTGGCAGGGGTGGTCCTGGCTGCAGGGGGTGCGCGTCGGATGCAAGGCCGCCTGAAGCAATTATTGCCCTGCGGGGGGGAAACGTTAGTGCATCGGGCTGCGCGCGTGGCACTGGAAGCCGGGCTGACACCGGTATGGGTGGTGGTCGGGGCCGGCGCGGCTGCGGTAGAGGCCGCGGTGGCCAACCTGCCCGTCCATGTGCTACAAAACCCGCAGTGGGCCCACGGCCAAAGCACGTCGGTGCGGGTTGCCATACAGGCCTTACAGGCCAGCGGGGCCACGGCTGCCGTCTTCTTGCTCAGC encodes:
- a CDS encoding nucleotidyltransferase family protein, with the protein product MNDCRTVAGVVLAAGGARRMQGRLKQLLPCGGETLVHRAARVALEAGLTPVWVVVGAGAAAVEAAVANLPVHVLQNPQWAHGQSTSVRVAIQALQASGATAAVFLLSDQPFVPPALIQALCQAATTNDAPILTPVINGQRANPVLIRARLFPLLANLTGDTGARALFGRFPPAAVKWHDPQVRVAIDTPEDYRRWCPEGQAEATSAGD